The nucleotide sequence CTGGCGATGGACGGCGCCCTGCCGTTGTCCGTGGTGCCGAACTCCCTGTTTGACGGCGTCAACCTCTTCCCGCTTCTGGCCATACCCTGCTTTGTGGTGGCGGGCATGCTGATGGAATACGGCAACATCACCAAACAGATCATCGACGTGACCAAGCAGATGGTGGGCCGTCTGCACGGTGGTCTGGGCATCACCACGATTATGGCCTGCACGTTTTTCGCGGCCATTTCGGGTTCCGGACCGGGCACAGTGGCCGCTGTGGGCACGCTGATGATTCCGGCCATGATCCGCTCCGGCTATTCAAAGAACTACGCGGCCGCCACCACCTCTTCCGGCGGCACCATCGGCATTCTCATCCCGCCCAGCAATCCCATGATCATTTATGCCATTCTGTGCAACGTCTCCGTGACGGGCATGTTCACCGCAGGTTTCATACCGGGCTTCATCGTGGCTTTCAGCATGTGCCTGACCGCGTATCTGCTGGCCAGAAAACACGGCTTTCAGGGCGACAAGGATACGCCGCCTTTCCATCTGCGGACGTTTCTGACGGCCTGCGGCAGGTCCGGTTTCGCCTTGGCCACTCCCGTCATCATTCTGGGCTCCATCTATTCCGGCATGGCCACGCCCGTGGAAGCCTCGGTCATCGCCATCTTCTGGGCGCTGTTCGTGGGCGTATGCATCAACAAGGCCCTTTCATGGAGGCATATTTACGATTCCCTGCTGGAAGGGGCCATGTTTTGCGGCACCGTCCTGCTGATCGTCGGGGTGTCCACCCTGTTCGGAAAAATCCTGACGTATGAGGAAGCGCCGCAACAACTGGCCCGGCTCGTGCTGCAGATTTCCGACACGCCGGAAACAGTGCTGCTGATGATTATCGCCGTACTGTATTTTCTGGGCATGTTCATGGAAACCCTGTCCACCATCATCATCCTTGTGCCGGTGCTGCTGCCCATGATCAATACGCTCGGCATAGATCTCATCCATTTCGGAATCATTCTGGTGGTCACCAACAATGTGGCCATGCTGACGCCGCCATTGGGCGTCAACCTGTTCATATCCTCACGCCTGGCGGGAATCACGGTGGAACAGAACTCTATTGCCGTGCTTCCCTATCTGCTCTGCCTGACCGTGTGCATTCTGATTTTTACCTTTTTCCCCGGCGTATGCACATGGCTGCCCCGCGTCATGGGCTATGGGGGCTAGAAAAAGCGCGCGTCTCATCCGGGGCATTGCCGTGAACGCCGCCGGCTTCATGCCCCCCAGCTTCACACGAACCGCCGGGGCATGCCCCGGCGGTTCGCGGTCTTCGCTCTTTCCCTGCCGGTCATTCCACGCGTCCGGCCCTTCCTGCCCTGACGGCCATGCGGGCTTTTTCGCCCGGATGCGGGCAGCAAATCGTCCTTATTTGGGCAGCCGCCTGGGGCAAGGGGGGAGCATCAAAGACAAAACTGCAAAAAATCAATGTGTTACATAAAAAAATTAAGCTGGCACCATCTTTGCTGATTCAAGGCAACGCAGCTGCCGCAATGTTTTACAGGGGTAAATCTTATGAATGCGGACTACAAAGTGGATTTGCTGGTGCTGGGCATGGGCGCGGCGGCGCAACTGGCCGCCATTTACGCTCATGACGCAGACCCGGACCTGAACATCCTCATCGCCACCAAGGCGCTGAAAGGCAAGGGCGGATGCAGCCGCATGGTTCAGGGCGGCTTCAATGTGGTGCTTGACCCCGGCGATTCCCATGAAAAACACCTCATGGATACGCTCAAGGGCG is from Desulfovibrio porci and encodes:
- a CDS encoding TRAP transporter large permease translates to MSALAVCMLVLVILFILGMPIFMSLAIAAIAALLAMDGALPLSVVPNSLFDGVNLFPLLAIPCFVVAGMLMEYGNITKQIIDVTKQMVGRLHGGLGITTIMACTFFAAISGSGPGTVAAVGTLMIPAMIRSGYSKNYAAATTSSGGTIGILIPPSNPMIIYAILCNVSVTGMFTAGFIPGFIVAFSMCLTAYLLARKHGFQGDKDTPPFHLRTFLTACGRSGFALATPVIILGSIYSGMATPVEASVIAIFWALFVGVCINKALSWRHIYDSLLEGAMFCGTVLLIVGVSTLFGKILTYEEAPQQLARLVLQISDTPETVLLMIIAVLYFLGMFMETLSTIIILVPVLLPMINTLGIDLIHFGIILVVTNNVAMLTPPLGVNLFISSRLAGITVEQNSIAVLPYLLCLTVCILIFTFFPGVCTWLPRVMGYGG